Proteins encoded together in one Sphingomonas radiodurans window:
- a CDS encoding type II toxin-antitoxin system Phd/YefM family antitoxin: protein MGEVDPQKTFNVHEAKTHFSKLIERAHAGEEIILAKAGEPWAKLVPYAEPKPFRRKPGGLRLNGPLDLSVFLEPMDEEELAYIDDRPPEDRT from the coding sequence ATGGGCGAGGTTGATCCGCAAAAGACTTTCAACGTCCACGAGGCGAAGACGCACTTCTCCAAGCTGATCGAGCGCGCCCACGCCGGCGAGGAGATCATCCTCGCCAAGGCGGGCGAGCCATGGGCGAAGCTGGTGCCCTATGCGGAGCCGAAGCCTTTTCGACGTAAACCTGGCGGCCTGAGGCTGAATGGTCCGCTCGACCTGAGCGTCTTCCTTGAGCCGATGGACGAAGAAGAACTCGCCTATATCGATGACCGGCCGCCGGAAGATCGCACGTAG
- a CDS encoding type II toxin-antitoxin system VapC family toxin, producing the protein MAYLLDTVAALRWWGDPSGLGPSARAVLEANGDAIFLSAVSVWEIANKNRIGKLPQVMGFEEDYPVLLKDNGFASLSLTDRHAMRAGYLPGTHRDPFDRLIAGQALVDDLTVLTNDSQIAAFGCKVLW; encoded by the coding sequence GTGGCATATCTGCTGGATACCGTCGCCGCCTTGCGGTGGTGGGGCGATCCGTCCGGCCTTGGCCCCTCCGCGCGTGCTGTTCTTGAGGCCAACGGCGACGCGATCTTCCTGAGCGCCGTGAGCGTCTGGGAGATCGCGAACAAGAATCGTATCGGCAAGCTGCCGCAGGTCATGGGGTTCGAGGAGGACTACCCTGTTCTCCTCAAAGACAATGGCTTCGCCAGCCTCAGCCTTACCGACCGGCACGCGATGCGTGCCGGCTATCTCCCCGGCACGCACCGAGATCCGTTCGATCGTCTCATCGCCGGGCAAGCGCTGGTGGATGACTTGACCGTGCTCACGAATGATTCACAAATCGCCGCCTTCGGCTGCAAGGTACTTTGGTAA